A single Henriciella sp. AS95 DNA region contains:
- a CDS encoding L-threonylcarbamoyladenylate synthase encodes MTAPVLKPDHDAIERAAACLADGGLVAMPTETVYGLAGDATNPQAVARIYRVKERPVFNPLIAHLASIEAAFEQGDFSDKAQALAHRFWPGPLTLVVNATDQTTVCDLARAGLGTLAVRVPAHPVANALLQTVGRPLVAPSANPSGRISPTSAAHVAADLGDKIDFILDGGDCSEGLESTVIDARADTPVLLRSGTLGPDDIASVWPGLTRGGEAGAPISPGQLLRHYAPDARLRLNADAPESGEAYLGFGPGEATLNLSSSGNLAEAAANLFSMLRRLDQSHDRIAVAPIPETGLGLAINDRLERAANRD; translated from the coding sequence ATGACAGCCCCTGTGCTCAAACCGGACCACGACGCCATAGAGCGCGCAGCCGCCTGCCTCGCGGACGGCGGCCTCGTCGCCATGCCAACCGAGACGGTGTATGGCCTCGCCGGTGACGCGACCAATCCTCAAGCCGTTGCGCGCATATACAGGGTAAAGGAACGACCCGTTTTCAACCCGCTCATCGCCCACCTCGCCTCGATTGAGGCGGCATTCGAACAAGGCGACTTCAGCGATAAGGCACAAGCGCTCGCCCACCGCTTCTGGCCGGGCCCGCTTACCCTGGTGGTCAACGCAACCGATCAAACGACTGTCTGCGACCTTGCACGCGCCGGGCTTGGCACGCTCGCAGTCCGCGTCCCCGCCCATCCGGTTGCGAACGCCCTTCTCCAAACTGTCGGGCGGCCGCTGGTTGCGCCGTCGGCCAATCCTTCCGGCCGTATCAGCCCGACCAGCGCTGCCCATGTTGCCGCCGATCTTGGCGACAAGATCGATTTCATTCTAGATGGCGGCGATTGTTCTGAAGGTCTGGAATCGACGGTGATTGATGCGCGCGCAGACACCCCCGTCCTGTTGCGCTCCGGCACGCTGGGGCCCGACGATATCGCCAGCGTCTGGCCCGGCCTGACGCGCGGCGGTGAAGCTGGCGCACCGATATCCCCCGGCCAGCTGCTGCGTCACTACGCGCCCGATGCGCGTCTCCGGCTCAACGCTGACGCCCCTGAATCGGGCGAGGCCTATCTCGGCTTCGGGCCCGGCGAGGCGACGCTCAACCTCTCCTCATCCGGCAACCTCGCTGAGGCCGCTGCCAACCTGTTTTCAATGCTGCGCAGGCTCGATCAGTCGCATGACAGGATCGCCGTCGCGCCTATCCCGGAGACGGGTCTGGGGCTTGCGATAAATGACCGTCTGGAACGCGCCGCCAATCGCGACTAA
- a CDS encoding acyl-CoA dehydrogenase — MAYRAPVEDIAFALKSLARIDRLPARAFEDFDLDLIDPILEEAGKLAAEVLAPLNQAGDEQGAQLTGDGVVAPHGFAEAYQQFVDGGWMGLAAPVEWGGQGLPKVLANAVLELIHGANMSFGLCPMLSLGAIEALVAHGSREEQEKYLPKLVSGEWTGTMNLTEPQAGSDVGALKTKAVPNGDGSYAITGQKIYITWGDHDMAENIIHLVLARLPDAPEGSRGISLFVVPKVMVKDDGSLGERNKVQCIGLEKKIGIHASPTCVMEYDGAAGWLVGEENKGLACMFTMMNSARLNVGLEGVGVGEAAYQTAYAYAQERKQGKVEGVDGPAPILHHADVRRTLTTMRADVMAARAICYACGVAADLAETSEDAAQKEAARLREELLTPIAKAWATDVGVDVANLGVQIHGGMGFMNETLAAQLYRDARIAPIYEGTNGIQAIDLVGRKLSMAGGKAMSDMIAEVQDTATSARETNDPQLVQIADRLAAAADALTEATGWMVEAMKAEKEKGLSGATAYLKLAGDVIGGHFLTMAALEGRKESGALRGRMTALAGFFAETSLAEAPGRVSGITRGGDSFLSEGEALFDLA; from the coding sequence ATGGCGTATAGAGCACCAGTCGAAGATATTGCGTTCGCGTTGAAATCACTGGCACGAATTGATCGTTTGCCAGCCCGCGCCTTTGAAGACTTCGACTTGGACCTGATTGATCCGATTCTTGAAGAAGCTGGAAAGTTGGCCGCCGAAGTCCTGGCCCCGCTGAACCAGGCCGGCGACGAGCAAGGCGCGCAACTGACCGGTGATGGCGTTGTTGCGCCGCATGGATTTGCAGAGGCCTATCAGCAGTTCGTCGACGGTGGCTGGATGGGCCTTGCCGCCCCGGTCGAATGGGGCGGGCAGGGGCTTCCCAAAGTGCTCGCAAATGCTGTGCTTGAGCTCATTCATGGGGCAAATATGAGCTTCGGCCTCTGTCCGATGCTCAGTCTGGGGGCGATTGAGGCGCTGGTCGCTCATGGCTCGCGCGAAGAGCAGGAAAAGTATCTTCCCAAGCTGGTGAGCGGCGAATGGACCGGAACAATGAACCTCACCGAGCCGCAGGCTGGCTCTGATGTCGGCGCCCTGAAAACGAAGGCCGTGCCGAATGGCGATGGATCCTATGCGATTACCGGCCAGAAAATTTATATCACCTGGGGCGATCACGACATGGCGGAGAATATCATCCACCTTGTTCTTGCGCGCCTGCCGGATGCACCGGAGGGCTCACGCGGCATTTCGCTGTTCGTCGTGCCGAAGGTGATGGTGAAGGATGACGGGTCACTGGGTGAGCGAAACAAGGTCCAGTGTATCGGTCTAGAGAAGAAGATCGGTATCCATGCGTCTCCGACCTGCGTCATGGAGTATGACGGCGCGGCAGGCTGGCTCGTTGGCGAAGAGAATAAAGGCCTCGCCTGCATGTTCACGATGATGAATTCGGCGCGGCTCAATGTTGGCCTCGAGGGCGTCGGCGTCGGCGAGGCGGCGTACCAGACGGCCTATGCGTACGCACAGGAGCGTAAACAGGGCAAAGTCGAGGGCGTTGATGGCCCCGCGCCGATTCTCCACCATGCCGATGTGCGCCGGACGTTGACGACAATGCGGGCTGACGTGATGGCGGCGCGCGCGATCTGCTATGCCTGCGGTGTCGCGGCTGATCTGGCCGAGACGAGTGAGGATGCAGCCCAGAAGGAGGCGGCAAGACTGCGCGAGGAGTTGCTGACGCCCATCGCGAAAGCCTGGGCGACCGATGTCGGGGTCGATGTGGCAAACCTTGGCGTGCAGATTCATGGCGGCATGGGTTTCATGAACGAAACGCTGGCGGCGCAGCTTTACCGCGATGCCCGGATTGCGCCGATCTATGAAGGTACAAACGGCATTCAGGCGATTGATCTCGTCGGCCGAAAGCTGTCCATGGCGGGCGGTAAAGCGATGTCCGACATGATCGCCGAAGTGCAAGATACGGCGACGTCAGCGCGTGAAACGAATGATCCTCAGCTTGTCCAGATTGCCGACCGGCTGGCCGCTGCCGCCGATGCACTCACCGAAGCGACGGGCTGGATGGTCGAGGCGATGAAAGCTGAAAAGGAAAAAGGCCTGTCCGGCGCAACGGCCTATCTGAAACTGGCTGGCGATGTCATTGGCGGGCACTTCCTGACAATGGCCGCGCTGGAAGGGCGCAAAGAGAGTGGCGCCTTGCGCGGGCGGATGACCGCTCTGGCTGGATTCTTTGCGGAAACCTCGCTTGCTGAAGCGCCGGGGCGGGTGTCCGGCATTACGCGCGGCGGCGACAGCTTCCTGTCTGAGGGTGAAGCGCTGTTCGATCTGGCCTAG
- a CDS encoding acyl-CoA desaturase produces the protein MPKIPRSIAIPKSWKTFNFASCFSAFIYPALGIALLTTMVALGFALTHIELKLWYLPLSLGVIAFTVFICNAGIGPLHRLMQHRAGEMRWPAQVITMLNLVIAMQGEVKDWVNYHSQHHRFADGPGDPHNPFESKRWAWVGWILFRDQKDMMRPMPMWLKNHPVIVWMDGFYNSISLVVHLFIPAAIYLIVWAAGGSLVLTAIIHASVVIGRAIQFHATTYGINVLGHLKTPAWADHMMALLTGGEAFHDHHHDEPISALHRPRKGVWNRIVDYNGTMLLLYEKIGWVKNLKIAPQFA, from the coding sequence ATGCCGAAGATTCCGCGTTCAATCGCGATACCGAAGAGCTGGAAGACGTTCAATTTTGCGAGCTGTTTTTCCGCTTTCATCTATCCGGCACTCGGGATCGCCCTGCTCACCACCATGGTGGCGCTTGGGTTCGCCCTGACCCACATCGAACTGAAGCTCTGGTACCTGCCGCTTTCGCTCGGTGTGATCGCTTTCACGGTCTTCATCTGCAATGCTGGCATCGGCCCGCTTCACCGCCTGATGCAGCACCGCGCCGGCGAAATGCGCTGGCCTGCGCAGGTCATCACCATGCTGAACCTCGTCATTGCGATGCAGGGCGAAGTGAAGGACTGGGTCAATTATCACTCCCAGCACCACCGCTTCGCTGACGGTCCGGGCGATCCGCATAATCCGTTTGAGTCCAAACGCTGGGCCTGGGTCGGCTGGATCCTGTTCCGCGACCAGAAGGATATGATGCGCCCGATGCCAATGTGGTTGAAGAACCACCCGGTCATTGTCTGGATGGACGGCTTCTACAACTCGATCTCGCTGGTGGTGCACCTCTTCATCCCTGCCGCGATCTATCTGATCGTATGGGCCGCTGGCGGCTCACTCGTCCTGACGGCGATCATTCATGCGAGCGTCGTCATCGGACGCGCCATCCAGTTCCACGCAACGACCTACGGCATCAACGTGCTCGGCCATCTCAAGACGCCGGCCTGGGCCGACCACATGATGGCTCTGCTGACCGGTGGCGAAGCGTTCCACGACCATCATCATGATGAGCCGATTTCCGCCCTCCACCGTCCTCGCAAGGGCGTCTGGAACCGCATTGTCGATTACAACGGCACGATGCTGCTTCTGTACGAGAAGATCGGCTGGGTGAAGAACCTCAAGATCGCTCCGCAATTTGCGTGA
- a CDS encoding nitroreductase, whose protein sequence is MADKTGLRAYLAQMTEIFPPAPAVGTPMLPARPSPEACGFLSLRRSANKAMLTSPGPTGEALNEILATAMRVPDHRRMSPWRFIIFEGDARARFGQAAAEVQRSEDPSAKPEALEATKTLLMRAPTVVAVVSSPTDDGKTPVWEQELSTGAVTYNLLLAANAAGWAGVWLTEWLAFSEGINKLLGLEDNERLAGYIYLGTATADPQERARPDAAPLISHWSG, encoded by the coding sequence ATGGCTGACAAGACCGGCCTCAGAGCCTATCTAGCGCAGATGACTGAGATATTTCCTCCTGCGCCCGCGGTAGGCACGCCGATGCTTCCCGCTCGCCCCTCCCCGGAAGCCTGCGGTTTCCTCTCTCTGCGCCGTTCCGCCAACAAGGCAATGCTCACCTCACCCGGTCCAACCGGTGAGGCGCTGAACGAAATCCTTGCAACGGCGATGCGCGTCCCTGACCACCGGCGCATGTCGCCCTGGCGCTTCATCATCTTCGAAGGCGACGCACGAGCGAGGTTTGGGCAGGCCGCCGCAGAGGTCCAACGGTCTGAAGACCCATCTGCGAAGCCTGAAGCCCTTGAAGCGACAAAGACTCTGCTCATGCGGGCACCGACAGTCGTGGCGGTCGTGTCCAGTCCAACCGATGACGGCAAGACGCCTGTCTGGGAGCAGGAGCTGTCGACCGGTGCCGTCACCTATAACCTCCTCCTCGCCGCCAACGCGGCCGGCTGGGCCGGTGTATGGCTGACTGAATGGCTCGCCTTCTCCGAGGGCATCAACAAGCTTCTCGGCCTTGAGGACAATGAACGCCTCGCCGGCTACATCTATCTCGGCACCGCCACCGCTGACCCGCAGGAACGCGCCCGACCGGACGCCGCCCCACTCATCAGCCACTGGTCCGGCTGA
- a CDS encoding FAD-binding oxidoreductase, protein MTALPAAFLDSAKSVLGPKGWSEDAEKLNEVASPWRGIWPGETPFLAMPGSTEEAASLVKLCAEHRVALVPQGGNTGLVDGGTPHGEITVSMRRMNKVRALDTLNNSLTIEAGAPLVNAQTAADEANRLFPLSLGSEGQATIGGLISTNAGGVAVLRYGMMRDLILGLEVVLPSGEIWDGLSGLRKNNTGYDLKHLFAGAEGTLGLITAATLKLFPKVAKATAWVICETPQNVVDLLALTRDHAGDTVTSFEIIPANAIEMVQKDVPDTRDPAPSPLPWRVLIEVSMAREDQARETLMSALSDALEKGLADNAIIAESGQQAESFWHIRETIPLSKRAYGTAVNHDVAVPVSAIPDFLAATKAEIQKVVSEADIVAFGHVGDGNLHYSACEPKGAADSKLSNHAGEITRIVHEQAMRFGGSISAEHGVGRLKRDELAGIRPKAATDTMRAIKTALDPLGIMNPGRVVSV, encoded by the coding sequence ATGACCGCCCTGCCCGCCGCATTCCTCGATAGCGCAAAATCCGTACTCGGCCCGAAAGGCTGGAGCGAAGACGCCGAAAAGCTGAACGAGGTCGCCTCGCCCTGGCGCGGCATCTGGCCGGGCGAAACGCCCTTTCTCGCGATGCCTGGCTCAACGGAAGAAGCAGCCAGCCTCGTAAAGCTCTGCGCTGAGCACCGCGTCGCTCTGGTCCCACAGGGCGGCAATACCGGCCTTGTTGATGGCGGCACGCCACACGGAGAAATCACCGTTTCCATGCGGCGCATGAACAAGGTTCGCGCGCTCGATACGCTGAACAACTCGCTCACCATCGAAGCGGGTGCCCCTCTCGTGAACGCGCAAACAGCCGCCGATGAGGCAAACCGGCTGTTTCCGCTCTCGCTCGGCTCTGAGGGGCAGGCGACAATTGGCGGGCTCATCTCGACCAATGCCGGCGGCGTGGCTGTCCTGCGCTATGGCATGATGCGCGATCTCATTCTTGGCCTGGAAGTTGTCCTTCCATCGGGCGAGATCTGGGACGGTCTGTCGGGCCTTCGCAAGAACAATACGGGTTACGATCTCAAACACCTGTTCGCGGGCGCCGAGGGAACGCTCGGTCTCATCACGGCTGCTACGCTGAAGCTCTTTCCCAAGGTCGCCAAGGCCACCGCCTGGGTCATCTGCGAGACGCCTCAGAATGTGGTCGACCTGCTCGCCCTTACTCGCGATCATGCCGGCGACACGGTCACCAGCTTTGAGATTATCCCGGCCAATGCGATCGAGATGGTGCAGAAAGACGTGCCCGATACGCGCGATCCTGCGCCCTCGCCTTTGCCGTGGCGCGTCCTCATCGAAGTCTCGATGGCGCGCGAGGACCAGGCACGCGAAACGCTGATGAGTGCCCTCAGCGACGCCCTGGAAAAAGGCCTCGCCGACAATGCCATTATCGCTGAAAGCGGGCAGCAGGCCGAAAGCTTCTGGCATATCCGCGAGACGATTCCGCTCTCAAAGCGCGCCTACGGAACCGCCGTCAATCATGACGTCGCCGTGCCCGTGTCCGCGATCCCGGATTTTCTAGCCGCCACAAAAGCGGAAATACAGAAAGTGGTGAGCGAAGCGGACATTGTGGCCTTTGGCCATGTCGGCGACGGCAACCTCCACTATTCCGCCTGTGAGCCGAAAGGCGCGGCAGACTCAAAGCTGTCAAATCATGCAGGCGAGATCACCCGGATCGTTCACGAACAGGCCATGCGGTTTGGCGGTTCGATCAGCGCCGAACATGGTGTCGGTCGCCTCAAACGCGATGAGCTTGCCGGGATCCGGCCGAAGGCTGCGACCGATACGATGCGCGCCATCAAGACCGCGCTCGACCCGCTCGGGATCATGAATCCAGGCCGCGTCGTCAGCGTGTAG
- a CDS encoding MFS transporter yields the protein MFAFLKTNARWIAGGFLLTFFSSFGQTFFIGLSGEELRAKFDLTDGQFGLTYMLATLGSAATLPFLGRTLDHMPGRKVALFVIPLLALACLLISYAPSVIVMIAALYMLRLFGQGMMTHTSLTEIGRWFAAGRGRATSLVVPGHQTGEALLPVTFTLIAAALGWQAAWICAAVLLIVFALPAIQLLWRVERTPHSAAPDDPPERTARDWTLKETIRDPNFYLLLVGVLAPPFIGTTVFFHQDYMIELRGYSPYAFAGAFPMMAATTVTFSLICGALVDRLGASRLLPYFLLPLAVASAAAGLLTPVWGIYVFMVLMGVSYGFTSTLLGALWPEVYGIKYLGSIRSIIVAAMVFSTALGPGLTGALIDAGIELPTQLLWMSGWCLIACLVLGMISPKLAARSR from the coding sequence ATGTTCGCTTTCCTGAAGACAAATGCCCGCTGGATCGCTGGCGGCTTCCTGCTGACCTTCTTCTCATCCTTCGGCCAGACCTTCTTCATCGGCCTGTCCGGGGAAGAGCTGCGCGCGAAGTTTGATCTCACCGACGGCCAGTTCGGCCTGACCTATATGCTGGCCACGCTCGGCAGCGCGGCAACCTTGCCGTTCCTGGGACGAACATTGGACCACATGCCAGGCCGCAAGGTGGCGCTCTTCGTCATTCCACTGCTGGCGCTCGCCTGCCTTCTGATCAGCTATGCGCCATCGGTCATCGTGATGATCGCCGCGCTCTACATGCTGCGCCTCTTCGGACAGGGCATGATGACCCATACCTCGCTGACGGAAATCGGCCGCTGGTTTGCCGCCGGACGGGGGCGGGCAACCTCGCTCGTCGTGCCGGGCCACCAGACAGGCGAGGCGCTTCTTCCCGTCACCTTCACGCTGATTGCAGCTGCGCTTGGCTGGCAAGCCGCATGGATCTGCGCGGCGGTGCTTCTCATCGTCTTTGCCCTTCCCGCCATACAGCTTCTCTGGCGCGTTGAGCGCACGCCGCATTCGGCCGCCCCAGACGATCCGCCCGAGCGAACGGCTCGCGACTGGACCCTGAAAGAGACAATCCGCGACCCCAATTTTTACCTGCTGCTCGTCGGCGTACTTGCGCCCCCATTCATCGGCACGACGGTTTTCTTCCATCAGGACTACATGATCGAACTGCGCGGCTACAGCCCGTACGCCTTTGCCGGCGCCTTCCCCATGATGGCGGCGACGACCGTCACATTCTCACTGATTTGCGGGGCGCTCGTAGACCGGTTAGGGGCGAGCCGTCTGCTCCCTTATTTCCTGCTCCCGCTCGCCGTCGCCAGCGCTGCCGCAGGACTGCTCACGCCGGTCTGGGGCATATATGTCTTCATGGTCCTCATGGGCGTCAGCTATGGATTTACCTCCACCCTGCTCGGCGCGCTCTGGCCGGAAGTCTACGGCATCAAATATCTCGGCTCGATCCGGTCGATCATTGTTGCCGCAATGGTCTTCTCCACGGCGCTCGGCCCCGGCCTCACCGGTGCCCTCATCGACGCAGGCATCGAATTGCCGACCCAGCTGCTCTGGATGTCCGGCTGGTGCCTCATTGCATGCCTCGTACTGGGCATGATCTCACCGAAACTTGCCGCGCGTAGCCGCTAG
- a CDS encoding cytochrome b/b6 domain-containing protein, translating to MTSSARYSAVAIALHWAIALGIIGMIALGWNMEGNESLYQLHKSIGITILILTIARIIWRVMNPPPPLPEEMKPLEKTASHLVHWAFYGLMLAMPLTGWLLVSTSYDFDIPTVLYGLVSWPDIPGVGFLANETGHAIVEFVHSKLAWVAIALLVLHVAGAVKHEFSAEEGVLKRMLPGLFGKTTRPSPPPHGFLVAFGAAIAVFALIAFVPKFFSGGSGTANETPLSSESGASNWTVDHGQSGIYFSGTHDGNEYEGEFGDWSADIQFDPDNLEDASAVVTVRTASANASKKLYTDSLRSAEWFNVSDFATATATLSNFEKTGDDAYEADLTLAIKESSVTVPFTFELDIDGDEARMKGEATVQRTPLNLGQQSDPTADWVGEDVLIDVEVLASRKS from the coding sequence ATGACATCATCAGCCCGTTACAGCGCCGTCGCGATTGCCCTTCACTGGGCAATCGCGCTCGGCATCATTGGTATGATCGCCCTCGGTTGGAACATGGAAGGCAATGAAAGCCTCTACCAGCTCCACAAGTCGATTGGCATCACCATCCTGATCCTGACCATCGCGCGAATCATCTGGCGTGTGATGAACCCGCCCCCGCCTTTGCCGGAAGAGATGAAGCCGCTTGAGAAGACAGCGAGCCATCTGGTGCACTGGGCGTTTTACGGGTTGATGCTGGCCATGCCCCTTACGGGCTGGCTTCTGGTCTCGACGTCATATGATTTCGACATCCCCACCGTCCTCTACGGCCTGGTAAGCTGGCCCGACATTCCCGGTGTCGGCTTCCTTGCGAATGAGACCGGTCACGCGATTGTTGAATTTGTCCATTCCAAGCTCGCCTGGGTCGCCATCGCCCTGCTTGTGCTGCACGTCGCGGGGGCTGTGAAACACGAATTCTCCGCCGAAGAAGGCGTGCTGAAGCGCATGCTTCCCGGACTCTTCGGCAAGACCACCCGGCCATCCCCGCCACCGCATGGCTTCCTTGTCGCCTTTGGTGCCGCCATCGCTGTATTCGCCCTGATTGCATTCGTGCCAAAGTTCTTTTCCGGTGGGTCCGGCACTGCCAACGAAACGCCGCTTTCCTCAGAGAGTGGCGCTTCCAACTGGACCGTGGACCATGGCCAGTCCGGCATTTATTTCTCCGGCACGCATGACGGCAATGAGTATGAGGGCGAGTTTGGTGACTGGAGCGCCGACATCCAGTTCGATCCGGATAATCTTGAAGATGCCAGCGCCGTCGTCACGGTTCGCACAGCATCCGCCAATGCCAGCAAGAAGCTTTACACCGACAGTCTGAGATCGGCCGAATGGTTCAACGTCAGTGACTTCGCGACCGCCACCGCCACACTGTCCAACTTCGAGAAGACGGGCGACGATGCCTATGAGGCGGACCTCACGCTCGCCATCAAGGAGAGTTCGGTCACGGTGCCTTTCACATTTGAACTGGACATCGATGGCGACGAAGCCCGCATGAAAGGCGAGGCGACGGTCCAGCGCACACCCCTCAATCTCGGCCAGCAATCTGACCCGACGGCTGACTGGGTGGGTGAAGACGTGCTGATCGACGTTGAAGTCCTGGCCTCGCGCAAATCCTGA
- a CDS encoding YceI family protein, which yields MKLSTYLLAGASALLIAACSQGDDSIDVEADAPPAETEVSETDTTETETPAPEASEGDIVAPAATYSLERSHAFLSFTVIHNGLSEYTVDFTDFDATLDFDPDAPEDSSLTATIDPLGLNVNYRADYKAGHPDSEYDNWPEALSKDARFLNATEFPEITFVSTDISTTGDNTGTVTGDLTFLGVTRPVTLDVTYNGAGSAPWYGERTLIGFDASTTLNRSEFGQDSMSGVISDEVVIEFSGEFLENEE from the coding sequence ATGAAACTCTCTACCTACCTGCTCGCAGGCGCGAGCGCCCTTCTGATCGCGGCCTGCTCACAAGGCGACGACTCGATTGATGTCGAGGCCGATGCACCGCCAGCCGAAACCGAAGTGTCCGAGACCGACACCACAGAAACCGAAACGCCTGCACCGGAAGCTTCTGAAGGTGATATCGTCGCGCCTGCGGCCACCTACAGCCTCGAGCGGTCGCACGCTTTTCTCTCCTTCACCGTCATCCATAACGGCTTGTCGGAATATACGGTCGACTTCACCGACTTTGACGCCACGCTGGATTTCGACCCGGACGCACCTGAAGACTCAAGCCTGACGGCGACGATCGATCCGCTGGGCCTGAACGTCAATTACCGCGCCGACTACAAGGCTGGTCACCCGGACAGCGAATATGACAACTGGCCAGAAGCGCTGAGCAAGGATGCTCGCTTCCTCAATGCGACGGAGTTTCCCGAAATCACGTTCGTCTCCACCGACATTTCCACGACCGGAGACAATACCGGCACGGTGACAGGCGATCTGACCTTTCTTGGTGTCACGCGCCCTGTGACGCTGGATGTGACCTACAATGGTGCTGGCAGCGCACCCTGGTACGGCGAACGCACCCTGATCGGCTTCGACGCCTCCACGACGTTGAACCGTTCCGAGTTTGGCCAGGATTCCATGTCCGGCGTCATTTCCGACGAAGTTGTCATCGAGTTCTCAGGTGAATTCCTGGAGAATGAAGAATAG
- a CDS encoding YceI family protein, whose protein sequence is MRRIIASLSVAALLSAPALAEQTLDGVAADTYQLDKTHAFLTWTVEHNGLSSYTVNFTDFDATLEFDPEDLSASSVTVTIDPMGLETNYPDDAKRGEWHEELSTDDRFLNGDEHPEITFVSTSAEQTGDFTGTVTGDLTFLGVTKPVTMDVTYNGVGNVPWYGDRDILGFTATTTINRSDFGMDAMLGMISDETKIEFSGEFLQNE, encoded by the coding sequence ATGCGCAGAATTATCGCATCCCTGTCAGTCGCAGCCCTGCTATCGGCACCTGCCCTCGCAGAACAGACGCTTGATGGCGTCGCCGCAGACACCTACCAGCTCGACAAGACCCACGCCTTTCTGACCTGGACCGTCGAACACAATGGTCTGTCCAGCTATACGGTCAATTTCACGGATTTTGACGCGACGCTGGAGTTTGACCCGGAAGATCTTTCGGCCTCGTCAGTCACGGTCACGATCGATCCGATGGGCCTCGAAACCAACTACCCGGACGACGCCAAGCGCGGCGAGTGGCATGAAGAACTCTCCACCGATGATCGTTTTCTGAATGGCGACGAGCATCCCGAGATCACATTCGTTTCGACCAGCGCAGAACAGACGGGCGACTTTACTGGCACCGTCACGGGTGACCTCACCTTCCTCGGTGTCACCAAGCCGGTCACGATGGACGTCACCTATAATGGCGTTGGAAATGTTCCCTGGTACGGCGACCGCGACATTCTGGGCTTCACGGCGACCACAACAATCAATCGGTCGGACTTCGGCATGGATGCCATGCTCGGCATGATTTCCGACGAAACCAAAATCGAATTCTCAGGCGAATTCCTGCAGAACGAATAG
- a CDS encoding cupin domain-containing protein, translating to MSDGLKLRRVVTGEDEAGRSRIMIDGPQAAEFKSGELGGLYEIWTDTLSGPVDAAETEDKGQGTPLLSPPKNGVKIRWFAIEPAPEGISDEDMRAFTRARFEEMGAGDHQPDTSRHPAMHKTDTIDAIILISGRVKLLLDEDEAIIEPGQVVVQRATNHAWVVEGNQPAVFVAVLVDRS from the coding sequence ATGAGTGATGGATTGAAATTGCGCAGGGTCGTGACGGGCGAAGATGAGGCGGGTCGTTCGCGCATCATGATTGACGGCCCTCAGGCGGCCGAATTCAAGAGCGGCGAGCTCGGCGGGCTCTATGAGATATGGACCGACACGCTGAGTGGACCGGTCGATGCTGCCGAGACTGAAGACAAGGGCCAAGGCACACCCTTGCTCTCGCCGCCAAAGAACGGGGTCAAGATCCGCTGGTTTGCCATCGAGCCAGCCCCTGAAGGCATTTCCGATGAGGACATGCGCGCTTTTACACGGGCTCGCTTTGAGGAGATGGGAGCCGGCGACCATCAACCCGATACGAGCCGTCATCCGGCCATGCACAAGACTGACACGATCGATGCGATCATCCTGATCAGCGGACGGGTCAAACTGCTGCTTGATGAGGACGAGGCCATTATCGAACCCGGCCAGGTGGTGGTCCAGCGCGCGACCAATCATGCCTGGGTGGTCGAGGGAAACCAACCGGCGGTGTTCGTCGCTGTGCTTGTCGACAGGTCTTGA
- a CDS encoding FMN-binding negative transcriptional regulator produces MHPAPAFLDTDRDRLLRRIDAWPFALVIAVADGRPVVAHTPVLVDKAGLLSFHLSRGNPATAAIERSGRALIVFSGPNEYISPDWYETADQVPTWNYLSVEAEGTTSIMDETNTASFLDHLSERFEDELYPKPAWTRDKMTPGRFEAMLGGITAFNLTPERLQGITKISQNKSAETRKRAAAHLKAVGGDPTISAMMERDA; encoded by the coding sequence ATGCACCCGGCTCCGGCCTTCCTCGATACTGACCGCGACCGGCTCCTACGCCGGATCGATGCCTGGCCTTTTGCGCTCGTCATCGCTGTCGCAGACGGCAGGCCGGTCGTGGCGCACACGCCGGTTCTGGTCGACAAGGCTGGCCTGCTCAGTTTCCACCTGTCCCGGGGCAATCCCGCCACCGCCGCGATTGAACGGTCCGGACGCGCCCTGATCGTCTTTTCCGGGCCCAACGAATATATCTCACCGGACTGGTACGAGACCGCAGACCAGGTCCCGACCTGGAATTATCTTTCCGTCGAGGCTGAAGGAACCACCAGCATCATGGACGAGACGAACACGGCATCCTTCCTGGACCACCTCTCAGAACGCTTCGAAGACGAGCTTTATCCAAAGCCTGCGTGGACGCGCGACAAGATGACCCCTGGCCGTTTTGAAGCGATGCTGGGCGGCATTACCGCCTTCAATCTCACGCCAGAAAGGCTACAGGGCATCACCAAGATCAGTCAGAACAAATCCGCTGAAACCCGCAAACGCGCGGCTGCACACTTGAAAGCGGTCGGCGGAGACCCAACCATCTCTGCCATGATGGAAAGAGACGCATGA